Proteins found in one Streptococcus criceti HS-6 genomic segment:
- a CDS encoding Crp/Fnr family transcriptional regulator codes for MAKKSLEYYLNKYQLDRIFPQHYIKQLQIVTYDKGQAICQQGQDLQHLFYFIEGHIKIVRRLFNGKEHILETQEQPTLIGDIELMTSEVSVSSVIALKPSLIIQLPLTNRDQLYQDPLFLYQIGRQLAQKLEQQNIISSTNISYSVKERLATYILTQEVDNIFQLHPSVLADVFGTSYRHLGRVVKQLQDRGIIKKIAFKTYKIIDRSQLEIASIRN; via the coding sequence ATGGCAAAAAAGTCCTTAGAATACTACCTAAACAAATACCAGCTAGATCGTATTTTCCCTCAGCACTATATTAAGCAACTCCAGATTGTGACCTACGACAAGGGACAGGCTATCTGCCAGCAAGGGCAGGACTTACAGCATCTCTTCTATTTTATCGAAGGCCACATTAAGATTGTTCGGCGGCTCTTTAATGGTAAGGAACATATCTTAGAAACTCAGGAACAACCAACCCTTATCGGTGATATTGAGCTGATGACTAGCGAGGTCAGTGTCTCATCTGTCATAGCCCTAAAGCCTAGCCTAATCATCCAATTACCCCTGACCAATCGTGATCAGCTCTACCAAGATCCTCTCTTTCTCTATCAGATCGGTCGCCAGCTTGCTCAAAAATTGGAGCAACAAAACATCATCTCTTCGACCAATATTTCCTATTCCGTCAAGGAGCGCTTGGCTACTTATATTCTGACTCAGGAGGTCGATAACATCTTTCAGTTACACCCCAGTGTTTTAGCCGATGTCTTCGGGACTTCCTACCGCCACCTCGGCCGAGTGGTCAAGCAATTGCAGGATCGAGGCATTATAAAAAAGATTGCTTTTAAGACTTATAAAATTATCGATCGTTCACAGTTAGAAATAGCTAGTATTCGAAACTAG
- the def gene encoding peptide deformylase, which translates to MSPQEKIIKASHLIDMSDIIREGNPTLRAVAKDVELPLSDEDIILGEKMMQFLKNSQDPAMAEKMGLRGGVGLAAPQLDISKRIIAVLVPNPEDEEGNPPAQPYSLQEIMYNPRIVSHSVQDAALADGEGCLSVDREVPGYVVRHSRVTVEYLDKDGNKQKVKLRGYNSMVVQHEIDHTNGIMFYDRINENNPFEIKEGMLIIQ; encoded by the coding sequence ATGTCACCACAAGAAAAAATCATTAAGGCCAGTCATCTGATTGATATGTCCGATATTATCCGTGAAGGAAATCCAACATTACGAGCAGTTGCCAAGGATGTGGAATTACCGCTCTCTGATGAAGATATTATTCTAGGCGAAAAAATGATGCAGTTTCTCAAGAATTCACAAGATCCTGCTATGGCTGAAAAAATGGGCCTTCGAGGGGGGGTTGGTTTGGCAGCTCCTCAACTAGACATTTCTAAACGGATTATCGCTGTTCTAGTCCCCAATCCTGAAGACGAAGAAGGCAATCCACCAGCTCAACCCTATAGTCTGCAGGAAATTATGTACAATCCTCGTATAGTGTCCCACTCTGTACAGGATGCAGCCTTAGCCGACGGTGAAGGCTGTCTCTCTGTCGACCGTGAGGTCCCCGGTTACGTTGTTCGCCATTCACGGGTGACTGTTGAGTATCTTGATAAAGACGGTAATAAACAAAAAGTCAAACTTCGAGGCTACAACTCCATGGTGGTTCAACACGAAATTGACCACACTAACGGTATCATGTTCTACGATCGCATCAATGAAAACAATCCTTTCGAAATAAAGGAAGGCATGCTGATTATTCAATAA
- a CDS encoding TetR/AcrR family transcriptional regulator, which produces MIEKKVRSPRQERSIEKREKILRIAKELFSEKVYFNVTTNEIAKTAGLSVGTLYSYFASKEDILITLLERYNHAFIDKIFTELSTKESLDLFAQAPKKWLHSLVEQLLRVEDTKFHAQIEMLAYAVPQAKSLLEEHNEKIKTLTYQCFLDYQNKQSDISLKTLSLVVFDFISALVDELLYHDHSPKEFEQIKKTGIDSLYLIIDTYLSEPQNKP; this is translated from the coding sequence ATGATAGAAAAAAAGGTTCGCTCTCCTCGGCAGGAGAGAAGCATTGAAAAACGAGAAAAAATTTTAAGGATAGCTAAGGAGCTGTTTTCAGAAAAAGTCTATTTTAATGTGACAACCAACGAAATTGCCAAGACGGCTGGTCTGTCTGTTGGGACTCTCTATTCTTATTTTGCCAGCAAGGAAGATATTTTAATTACGCTCTTGGAACGCTACAATCACGCCTTTATCGATAAGATTTTTACGGAACTCAGCACCAAGGAGTCTTTAGACCTGTTTGCTCAGGCTCCTAAAAAATGGCTGCATTCTCTGGTAGAGCAATTGCTGCGGGTAGAGGATACAAAATTTCATGCCCAGATCGAAATGCTGGCTTATGCGGTTCCTCAAGCCAAATCTCTTCTTGAAGAGCACAATGAGAAAATAAAAACTCTGACTTATCAATGTTTCTTGGATTACCAAAACAAGCAATCAGATATTAGTCTCAAAACCTTGTCACTTGTAGTCTTTGACTTTATATCCGCCTTGGTTGATGAGCTACTCTACCATGATCATAGCCCAAAAGAATTTGAACAGATAAAAAAGACTGGTATCGACAGCCTTTACCTAATTATAGATACTTATTTAAGTGAACCCCAAAACAAGCCCTGA
- a CDS encoding MFS transporter, which produces MTKLKKILLTLAMCLGVFLVMLDTTIMNITIPAIQKSFNIGLDRLSWAINIYTIIFASFTIPLSKLADIYGKGHFFALGLCLFGCGSLISGFSAGFNWLLVGRLIASFGAAILLPVGNTLGISTWSIEDRVKVVAALGLTQGGAAAIGPTLGGFLTDSLSWHWIFFINLPFVLFAFLLICFTYHFRNDERILTKIDWIGSLLSMMSLFAASLGIIKIRDWGFWDVKSLACFLVFLIALIIFISLEKRIEHPMINLNLFRFREFSASTFIATVVQFFYVGVLVILPTYFTNVQSKAELGAALILLPMSIIVFIFGGLGSLLINRLGPRILVLIGLGSILLSYGLLVTVNPAKTWEMTAATIILGIGFGTIAGPVNVLAASSLQGELLTSSQSVLGVVRQIGSVLAVSVFISMATNNLKALKLYTPSTMADAYISIYKIWIPFMILMLALTLLFPRRKDYLKGTADKKISKTLSRNKIK; this is translated from the coding sequence ATGACTAAATTGAAAAAGATTTTACTGACACTGGCCATGTGTCTGGGAGTTTTTCTGGTGATGCTAGATACCACCATCATGAATATCACTATTCCAGCTATTCAGAAAAGTTTTAACATCGGCTTGGACAGACTGTCTTGGGCTATCAATATTTACACTATTATTTTTGCCAGTTTTACTATCCCCCTAAGTAAGCTCGCCGATATTTACGGCAAGGGACATTTCTTTGCACTTGGTCTCTGCCTCTTTGGCTGCGGCAGTTTAATATCTGGTTTTTCAGCAGGGTTTAATTGGCTGCTAGTCGGCCGTCTCATTGCCAGTTTTGGAGCTGCCATTCTCTTGCCCGTTGGAAATACCTTAGGTATTTCCACTTGGTCCATTGAGGATCGGGTTAAGGTCGTTGCTGCCTTAGGCCTGACCCAAGGAGGAGCTGCCGCTATCGGTCCTACTCTCGGTGGATTCTTAACAGATAGTCTGTCTTGGCATTGGATTTTCTTTATCAATCTCCCCTTTGTTCTATTCGCTTTTTTGCTTATTTGCTTTACTTATCATTTTCGCAATGACGAACGAATTTTAACCAAGATTGACTGGATAGGTAGTCTCCTTTCTATGATGAGTCTCTTTGCTGCTTCCCTTGGTATCATTAAAATTCGTGACTGGGGATTTTGGGATGTTAAAAGTTTGGCATGTTTTCTTGTCTTCCTCATAGCTCTTATCATCTTTATTTCTCTGGAAAAGCGGATTGAGCACCCTATGATTAACCTTAATCTATTTAGATTCCGAGAGTTCTCTGCCTCCACCTTTATAGCCACGGTCGTGCAGTTCTTCTATGTCGGTGTGCTCGTTATTCTCCCAACCTACTTCACCAACGTGCAAAGTAAGGCGGAGCTTGGTGCAGCTCTCATTCTCTTACCTATGTCCATCATTGTCTTCATCTTTGGTGGTCTAGGAAGCCTGCTCATCAATAGGCTAGGCCCACGGATTTTGGTCCTAATCGGTTTGGGGAGCATCCTCCTTTCCTATGGCTTACTAGTCACCGTTAACCCTGCCAAGACTTGGGAAATGACTGCTGCTACTATTATTCTCGGTATCGGCTTTGGGACTATTGCTGGTCCTGTCAATGTCTTGGCGGCCTCCAGTCTGCAAGGGGAGCTCTTAACTTCCTCCCAAAGTGTTCTTGGAGTTGTCCGTCAAATCGGCTCTGTTCTAGCCGTTTCTGTCTTCATTTCTATGGCGACCAATAATCTTAAGGCCCTAAAGCTCTATACACCAAGCACTATGGCAGATGCCTATATCTCCATCTACAAGATTTGGATTCCTTTCATGATTCTGATGCTGGCTTTGACCCTCCTCTTCCCTAGGAGAAAAGACTATCTAAAAGGGACAGCTGATAAAAAAATATCAAAAACTCTCTCTAGAAATAAGATAAAATAG
- a CDS encoding NADPH-dependent FMN reductase — MKNILFIVGSLREGSFNYQMAEQAEQVLAEKAKVSYLDWSQVPMFNQDLETPVLPAVQAVRDAVEAADAIWIFSPVYNFSIPGSIKNLLDWLSRAKDLSDTTGVSVFQDKVTTVSLVANGGTDQTAEIYRNLLPFIRTNFVDEVTTSRVNDSAWADGQFVAEQETLEQLNKQADALLAALAD, encoded by the coding sequence ATGAAAAATATTCTTTTTATCGTTGGCTCGCTTCGTGAAGGATCCTTCAACTATCAAATGGCTGAACAAGCTGAACAAGTTTTAGCTGAAAAAGCTAAGGTGTCTTATCTTGACTGGTCGCAAGTGCCAATGTTTAATCAGGATCTTGAAACACCAGTTTTGCCGGCTGTTCAAGCTGTTCGCGATGCCGTTGAAGCAGCAGATGCTATCTGGATCTTCTCACCAGTTTACAACTTCTCAATCCCAGGTTCTATTAAGAACCTTTTGGACTGGTTGTCACGTGCTAAAGATCTTTCAGATACAACAGGTGTTTCAGTCTTTCAGGATAAAGTTACAACAGTTTCTCTCGTAGCTAACGGTGGTACTGACCAGACAGCAGAAATTTACCGCAACCTTTTGCCATTCATCCGTACTAATTTCGTTGACGAAGTGACGACTTCTCGTGTTAATGATTCGGCTTGGGCGGATGGTCAATTCGTTGCTGAGCAAGAAACTCTGGAACAGCTGAACAAACAGGCTGATGCTCTTCTAGCAGCTTTGGCTGACTGA
- a CDS encoding MarR family winged helix-turn-helix transcriptional regulator — translation MTKFKNSAVKSMVVMRKAFRTIDTRVSATFRDFDLTPAQFSVLDVLYAKGPLRIGDLISSILSTSGNMTIVIKNMEKNGWVQRRVSRKDHRAYIISITDKGRRIIEKALPAHIEAVEETFSVLTEDEQNQLIELLKKFKTLNDKD, via the coding sequence ATGACAAAATTTAAGAATTCTGCTGTCAAGAGTATGGTTGTAATGCGTAAGGCATTTCGAACTATTGATACCAGAGTTTCCGCAACTTTCCGTGATTTTGATTTAACACCTGCTCAATTTAGTGTCTTAGATGTCCTTTATGCTAAGGGTCCTCTGCGTATTGGTGATCTGATTTCTAGTATCTTATCAACGTCAGGCAATATGACCATTGTCATTAAAAATATGGAAAAAAATGGCTGGGTCCAACGTCGGGTCAGCAGAAAGGACCATCGCGCCTATATTATCTCGATTACAGATAAAGGGCGACGCATTATAGAAAAAGCCCTACCGGCTCATATTGAGGCCGTTGAAGAAACCTTTAGCGTTTTGACTGAAGATGAGCAAAACCAATTAATTGAACTTTTGAAGAAATTCAAAACTCTTAATGATAAGGACTGA
- a CDS encoding PolC-type DNA polymerase III, protein MSELFKKLMEQIEMPLEMRQSQAFLSADIKEVKVHALSRQWDFHFSFEQILPIELYQELAYRLVSTFKAADIKATFTIEVENRDFSDSDLLQAYYAESFNHPLCSSASFRSSFSNLTVSYDQTKEQILIHAPDFLNNDHFKQNHLPKLEQQFAQFGFGPVSFAIEVDEDKTQELTQAFESSRHKKIEQAQEENAQAVASLEASMPSQEESAPAPQFDYKERAAKRQASFDKAEITPMVEIETEENRIVFEGMVFDVERRTTRTGRHIISFKMTDYTSSFAMQKWAKDDNDLKKYDIIAKGAWLRVRGNIENNQWTKTLTMNVQDVKEIVHKDRKDLMPEGQKRVEFHAHTNMSTMDALPTVEHLIDKAASWGHTAVAITDHGNVQSFPHGYHRAKKAGIKAIFGLEANIVEDRVPITYNEVSMDLHEATYVVFDVETTGLSAVNNSLIQIAASKMHKGNIIEQFDEFINPGHPLSQFTTDLTGITDNHLKDAKPLLQVLQEFQEFCKDTVLVAHNATFDVGFMNANYERHNLPIITQPVIDTLEFARNLYPEYKRHGLGPLTKRFQVALDHHHMANYDAEATGRLLFIFIKEARENRGINNLADLNTKLVSEDSYKKARVKHATIYVQNQIGLKNIFKLVSLSNVKYFEGVARIPRTVLDQYREGLLLGSACSEGEVFDAVLSHGVDKALEVAKYYDFIEVMPPAIYRPLVARELIKDEEGIQQVIRDLIEVGRKLNKPVLATGDVHYLEPEDQLYREIIVRSLGPGAMINRPIGRGEDAKPAPLPDAHFRTTNEMLDDFAFLGEDLAYEIVVTNTQKFAERFEEVEVVKNDLYTPYIDKAEETVAEKTYARAFEIYGNPLPDIIDRRIEKELTSILGNGFAVIYLASQMLVDRSNKRGYLVGSRGSVGSSFVATMIGITEVNPMPPHYICPNCQYSEFITDGSVGSGFDLPDKDCPNCGHKLIKDGHDIPFETFLGFDGDKVPDIDLNFSGDDQPSAHLDVRDIFGEEYAFRAGTVGTVAEKTAYGFVKGYERDYNKFYRDAEVDRLAMGSAGVKRTTGQHPGGIVVIPNYMDVYDFTPVQYPADDTSAEWQTTHFNFHDIDENVLKLDILGHDDPTMIRKLQDLSGIDPTDIPADDPDVMKLFSGTEVLGVTEEQIGTPTGMLGIPEFGTNFVRGMVDETHPTTFAELLQLSGLSHGTDVWLGNAQDLIKEGIATLSTVIGCRDDIMVYLMHAGLEPKMAFTIMERVRKGLWLKISEEERNTYIQAMRDNNVPDWYIESCGKIKYMFPKAHAAAYVMMALRVAYFKVHYPIYYYCAYFSIRARAFELKTMSAGLNAVKARMEDIANKRRNNEASNVEIDLYTTLEIVNEMLERGYKFGQLDLYNSEATEFKIEGDTLIPPFVAMDGLGENVAKQIVASRQEGEFLSKTELRKRGGVSATLVEKMDEMGILGDMPEDNQLSLFDDFF, encoded by the coding sequence ATGTCAGAGCTATTTAAAAAATTGATGGAACAGATTGAAATGCCGCTTGAGATGAGACAGTCTCAGGCCTTTTTGTCTGCCGACATCAAGGAAGTCAAGGTTCATGCCCTTAGTCGTCAATGGGATTTTCATTTTAGTTTTGAGCAAATTTTACCAATTGAGCTCTATCAAGAGCTGGCTTATCGCCTTGTTTCGACCTTTAAGGCAGCAGACATTAAAGCTACCTTTACCATTGAGGTAGAAAATAGGGATTTTTCTGATTCTGATTTATTACAGGCCTACTATGCAGAGAGTTTTAACCACCCCCTTTGCTCCAGTGCCAGCTTTCGCTCGAGCTTTTCAAATCTGACGGTCTCTTATGATCAAACCAAGGAACAGATTCTTATCCATGCTCCAGACTTTTTGAATAATGACCATTTTAAACAAAACCATCTGCCTAAGCTGGAGCAGCAGTTTGCTCAATTTGGTTTTGGTCCGGTTTCTTTTGCCATTGAGGTTGATGAGGATAAGACTCAAGAGCTTACTCAAGCCTTTGAGTCCAGCCGACATAAGAAGATTGAGCAGGCTCAGGAAGAAAATGCCCAAGCAGTTGCTTCTCTGGAAGCCTCTATGCCATCTCAGGAAGAGTCAGCGCCGGCTCCTCAATTTGATTACAAGGAAAGAGCGGCCAAACGTCAGGCTAGTTTTGATAAGGCGGAAATTACGCCGATGGTTGAGATTGAAACTGAGGAAAACCGTATTGTCTTTGAGGGAATGGTTTTTGATGTGGAACGTCGGACGACGCGGACCGGCCGGCACATCATCAGCTTTAAGATGACCGACTATACTTCTTCCTTTGCTATGCAGAAGTGGGCCAAAGACGATAATGATCTCAAAAAGTACGACATCATTGCCAAAGGAGCCTGGCTCCGAGTTCGAGGAAATATTGAAAATAACCAATGGACCAAGACTCTGACCATGAATGTGCAGGACGTGAAGGAAATTGTCCATAAGGACAGAAAAGACTTGATGCCGGAAGGACAGAAGCGGGTTGAATTTCACGCTCATACTAATATGTCTACCATGGATGCCCTGCCTACGGTTGAACACTTGATTGACAAGGCGGCTAGTTGGGGGCACACAGCAGTTGCTATTACCGATCATGGAAATGTGCAGAGCTTCCCTCATGGTTATCATCGGGCCAAAAAGGCTGGCATCAAGGCCATCTTTGGTTTAGAGGCCAATATCGTTGAAGACCGAGTGCCCATCACCTATAATGAAGTCTCTATGGACTTGCATGAAGCGACCTACGTTGTCTTTGACGTGGAAACCACGGGGTTATCTGCTGTTAATAATTCCCTGATTCAAATTGCAGCCTCCAAGATGCACAAGGGGAATATCATTGAACAGTTCGATGAATTTATCAATCCTGGACATCCTTTAAGCCAATTTACGACTGATTTGACAGGGATTACGGATAACCACCTTAAAGATGCCAAACCCCTCTTGCAAGTTTTGCAAGAATTTCAAGAATTTTGTAAAGACACTGTCTTGGTGGCCCACAATGCCACCTTTGACGTCGGCTTCATGAATGCTAATTATGAACGCCACAACCTACCTATCATTACTCAGCCTGTTATTGATACCTTGGAGTTTGCTCGCAACCTCTATCCTGAGTATAAGCGCCATGGTCTAGGCCCCCTAACTAAGCGCTTCCAAGTTGCTCTGGATCACCACCACATGGCCAACTACGATGCGGAAGCAACTGGGCGCCTGCTTTTTATCTTCATTAAGGAAGCGCGTGAAAATCGTGGCATTAATAATTTAGCCGACCTTAATACAAAATTAGTATCGGAAGATTCCTACAAAAAAGCCCGTGTCAAACATGCCACTATTTACGTGCAAAATCAGATTGGTCTTAAGAATATTTTCAAGCTGGTCAGTCTGTCTAATGTTAAATATTTCGAGGGTGTGGCTCGGATTCCCAGAACGGTGCTAGATCAATATCGAGAAGGCTTGCTTTTAGGCTCGGCCTGCTCAGAAGGGGAAGTCTTCGATGCTGTTCTCTCCCATGGGGTCGATAAAGCTCTTGAAGTAGCTAAGTATTATGATTTTATCGAGGTCATGCCACCGGCTATCTATCGCCCCTTGGTTGCCCGTGAGCTTATTAAAGACGAAGAGGGAATTCAGCAGGTTATCCGTGACTTAATTGAGGTTGGACGCAAACTCAATAAGCCAGTTCTGGCAACAGGCGATGTCCACTATCTTGAGCCAGAAGACCAGCTCTACCGAGAAATTATCGTTCGCAGTTTGGGACCGGGGGCAATGATTAACCGTCCAATTGGTCGAGGTGAAGATGCCAAACCAGCCCCCCTGCCCGATGCCCATTTTCGAACCACCAATGAAATGTTGGATGATTTCGCCTTCTTGGGTGAAGACTTAGCCTACGAAATCGTTGTAACCAATACGCAAAAATTTGCTGAACGGTTTGAAGAAGTGGAAGTCGTCAAGAATGACCTCTATACGCCTTACATTGATAAGGCTGAAGAAACTGTTGCGGAAAAAACTTACGCCAGAGCCTTCGAAATCTATGGCAATCCTCTGCCGGACATTATTGATCGCCGTATTGAAAAGGAATTAACTTCTATTTTAGGGAATGGTTTTGCTGTGATCTATCTGGCTTCCCAAATGTTGGTTGACCGTTCCAATAAGCGCGGCTATTTAGTCGGTTCGCGTGGTTCTGTTGGATCTAGTTTTGTGGCGACCATGATTGGGATTACCGAGGTCAACCCTATGCCCCCCCATTACATCTGCCCAAATTGTCAGTATTCAGAATTCATCACCGATGGTTCGGTCGGATCAGGTTTTGATTTGCCAGATAAAGATTGTCCAAACTGCGGTCACAAGTTGATTAAGGATGGTCACGATATCCCCTTTGAAACCTTCTTGGGATTTGATGGTGACAAGGTTCCTGATATAGACCTTAACTTCTCTGGGGACGACCAGCCATCTGCCCATTTAGATGTTCGCGATATCTTTGGTGAAGAATATGCCTTTCGGGCCGGAACCGTTGGTACTGTCGCGGAAAAGACAGCCTATGGCTTTGTCAAAGGGTATGAGCGCGATTACAATAAATTTTACCGTGATGCTGAAGTTGACCGTCTTGCCATGGGGTCAGCCGGTGTTAAGCGGACAACAGGTCAGCACCCTGGCGGTATCGTTGTTATTCCAAACTATATGGATGTCTATGATTTTACGCCGGTTCAATACCCTGCTGATGATACCTCGGCAGAATGGCAAACGACCCATTTTAATTTCCACGATATTGATGAAAATGTCCTCAAACTCGATATTCTGGGCCATGATGATCCAACCATGATTCGTAAGCTTCAGGACCTGTCAGGGATTGATCCTACAGACATTCCGGCCGACGATCCAGATGTCATGAAACTCTTCTCAGGCACGGAAGTCCTTGGCGTTACGGAGGAACAAATTGGTACACCTACGGGTATGCTGGGAATCCCAGAATTTGGTACTAACTTTGTTCGAGGGATGGTTGATGAAACGCACCCGACAACCTTTGCCGAATTGCTCCAGCTCTCTGGGCTCTCCCACGGTACGGATGTTTGGCTGGGCAATGCTCAAGATTTGATCAAAGAAGGCATTGCTACTCTTTCAACGGTTATCGGCTGTCGTGACGATATCATGGTTTACCTCATGCACGCAGGCCTTGAGCCTAAAATGGCTTTTACGATTATGGAGCGGGTTCGTAAGGGACTTTGGCTTAAGATTTCTGAGGAAGAGCGCAACACCTATATTCAAGCGATGCGGGATAATAATGTTCCAGATTGGTACATCGAATCTTGTGGTAAGATCAAATATATGTTCCCTAAGGCCCATGCAGCGGCCTACGTTATGATGGCCCTGCGGGTAGCTTACTTCAAAGTGCATTATCCTATCTACTACTATTGTGCTTACTTTTCTATTCGGGCTAGAGCCTTCGAACTCAAGACTATGAGTGCCGGACTGAATGCTGTTAAGGCTCGCATGGAAGATATCGCGAATAAACGCAGGAATAACGAAGCTTCTAACGTTGAGATTGACCTTTACACCACCCTAGAAATTGTCAATGAAATGTTGGAGCGCGGCTATAAATTCGGTCAGCTAGATCTTTATAATAGTGAAGCAACTGAATTCAAGATTGAAGGTGATACCCTGATTCCGCCATTTGTCGCTATGGATGGTCTTGGTGAAAATGTTGCTAAACAAATTGTTGCTAGCCGCCAAGAAGGAGAGTTCCTGTCTAAAACCGAGCTGCGTAAGCGCGGTGGTGTTTCAGCAACCCTAGTCGAAAAAATGGACGAAATGGGTATTTTAGGTGATATGCCAGAAGATAATCAGCTATCTTTATTTGATGATTTCTTTTGA
- a CDS encoding DUF975 family protein — protein MKTRKDLKEQAKTALRGNWPWAVGVLWVPTIILGLIFTFLLGVLALVWRAASSDLTATSNVVLIFIVMAFLLLVLFTFFASVGIGTGASYAYLDLIRGRKQSFREAATYAFKEQRFDSIFGVVLMTAIYTLLWMVLLIIPGYMKAVSYSQGLFILKDDMEAGKGITTTSAITKSKLMMEGHKKDYFVLILSFLGWFLVPAIFAALSAFLFANQQLVWGTLIFLCYFLTLAIWIPYVATTQAAFYEDLIHQELPKEITQLEEKLANAKLDADKAVSDYNDRIAERKADKKKAHDEKMAKKLKAKKEREEKRREKVAEKRKEREEKEAKNPKKKTSKKTKTADKKSVESKETEKRAEKVEDSKPEVQKESNKKSLEAEKEAREQASQSSKKPGSKLDKVYHSTSKKPKIKAKKKKGKKRK, from the coding sequence GTGAAAACAAGGAAAGATTTAAAAGAGCAAGCGAAAACAGCCCTTCGAGGGAATTGGCCCTGGGCAGTTGGGGTCCTTTGGGTTCCGACTATCATTCTGGGGCTCATCTTCACCTTTTTGCTGGGAGTGCTGGCTCTCGTTTGGAGAGCAGCCTCATCAGACCTTACCGCCACATCTAATGTTGTCCTGATTTTTATCGTAATGGCTTTCTTGTTGCTGGTGCTCTTTACCTTCTTTGCCTCTGTTGGTATCGGTACGGGAGCCAGTTATGCCTACTTGGATTTGATTCGTGGCCGTAAGCAATCCTTTAGAGAAGCGGCGACTTATGCCTTCAAAGAGCAGCGTTTCGATAGTATTTTTGGGGTCGTTCTGATGACTGCCATTTATACTTTGCTTTGGATGGTGCTTTTGATTATCCCTGGCTATATGAAAGCCGTGTCCTACTCCCAAGGTCTTTTCATCCTTAAGGATGATATGGAAGCAGGTAAGGGAATTACCACAACCTCTGCTATTACCAAAAGTAAATTGATGATGGAAGGGCACAAGAAGGATTATTTCGTGCTTATCTTGAGTTTTTTGGGGTGGTTCTTGGTACCGGCAATCTTTGCTGCTCTGTCAGCTTTTCTTTTCGCAAATCAGCAATTAGTCTGGGGCACTCTCATCTTCCTTTGCTATTTCCTTACTCTAGCTATCTGGATTCCCTATGTGGCAACAACTCAAGCGGCTTTCTATGAGGATTTGATTCATCAGGAACTGCCAAAAGAAATTACCCAGCTTGAAGAAAAACTAGCCAATGCTAAGTTAGATGCTGACAAAGCTGTGTCGGACTATAATGACCGTATTGCCGAACGTAAGGCTGATAAGAAAAAGGCTCACGACGAAAAGATGGCCAAAAAGTTGAAGGCTAAGAAGGAACGTGAAGAAAAACGCCGTGAAAAGGTTGCCGAGAAGCGCAAAGAGCGCGAAGAAAAAGAAGCTAAAAATCCTAAAAAGAAAACATCTAAAAAAACTAAGACAGCTGATAAGAAGTCGGTTGAATCCAAAGAAACAGAAAAACGAGCGGAAAAAGTAGAGGATTCTAAACCAGAAGTTCAAAAAGAATCTAATAAGAAAAGCCTTGAGGCTGAAAAAGAGGCAAGAGAGCAGGCCAGTCAATCGTCCAAGAAGCCAGGATCTAAGTTAGACAAGGTTTATCACTCAACGTCTAAAAAACCTAAGATCAAAGCTAAAAAGAAAAAAGGTAAGAAGCGTAAGTGA
- a CDS encoding biotin transporter BioY — MKTKDLASIAMMTTLLVVLSYVPGIPLGFIPVPIVLQNLGVMLAGCLLGGKKGSLSVCLLFLVGLAIPAFSGFTTTIQVLIGPTAGYVWTWLFVPLLLDCGLSHLRKITALTSFIVIWLTGVFFVDLLGGLYLAVYTGMSLFTAVVSSSLAFIPGDTLKVLVATLVFLRFHKISEGRKS, encoded by the coding sequence ATGAAGACTAAAGATTTGGCTTCAATTGCCATGATGACAACCCTTCTAGTCGTTCTCAGTTATGTTCCAGGAATTCCTTTGGGCTTTATTCCTGTTCCCATTGTTTTGCAGAATCTAGGGGTCATGTTGGCTGGATGTTTGCTAGGCGGTAAAAAAGGCAGTCTGTCGGTTTGCTTACTCTTTTTAGTCGGCCTAGCCATTCCAGCTTTTTCTGGTTTTACTACAACTATCCAAGTTCTTATTGGTCCAACTGCTGGTTATGTTTGGACTTGGCTATTTGTCCCCCTCTTGCTCGACTGTGGTCTGTCTCATCTGCGAAAAATTACGGCCTTGACAAGTTTTATTGTTATCTGGTTGACTGGTGTTTTCTTCGTTGACTTACTGGGTGGCCTCTATTTGGCGGTTTATACAGGAATGTCGCTTTTTACAGCGGTCGTTTCCAGCAGTCTCGCTTTTATTCCTGGGGACACTCTTAAGGTTTTAGTAGCGACCCTTGTTTTTCTGCGTTTTCATAAAATTTCAGAAGGTCGTAAGTCTTAG